The following is a genomic window from Neodiprion lecontei isolate iyNeoLeco1 chromosome 4, iyNeoLeco1.1, whole genome shotgun sequence.
GAGAAAGAATATCCTGTATCAACATTTCAGTATGAGTTGTCGATTAGCATTTTAATCGTTCATAGGACGAAACAATGGCAGTCGTAATAAACTGAATGCTGCAAACAGAATTATCTCATATTCCTTGTTTTATGTACAGACGATTCCTGTTGACAACTTGGAGACTGAGATGGAGGCGTTAACCCGAATCGTCAACCAGGACGAAATGTGAGTACGCGCACATATCGCTTTGGAAATCCCAAACCAGCGTTTGTTGGTAACCGTTCAACAATCATGTCGTCAAATATTCACATCGGAATCTAATAAATTGTAGGagatgcattttttttaaacaaaaaaaatatatcctaAACAACACTTCCGACAATTTGTTACataccaatttcaatttttttaacacgcCGATTGAAGCATTTCCAACAATCTATGGTTTCGGATTGTCGATACGACTTTTGTTtccataaataaaaaaatgttaaggCCTGTATGCAGAGTAGTCGGTTCTTAAGATTGAGCACGGTCTTCAGACCGTGAAGTCCTGTCTCAAGTCATGGTAAACGAGGACTTAAGACCGAGCTTCAATTTAAGAACTGACTATAAACACGAGCCTAACTGTTTTTTCCCTCCTTGAAGCATGGACGCCTCACTCCCCCTTCCTCAATAACAATTGACCCGACATGTTCGCATCCCGACTTATTCCGGTCTTATTCCCTACACCCCATCTGTacgaagaatattttattcattgcgGGATGGATCAAAGTACAACGGGTCAACTTGGTGTTGCCTCGGGCAGCGCGGAGATTCCAAAAACTCCTAATCGTAAGTACTTATGTGATGCATGCGATGCGCTTTTTTATTCACCATTTCAATATCGGCGTTCCAAACATACAGTGGAGCCTGACACATAGCTTACACAGACAATGCTGGGGAAGGTTGTAAGTTTTCCATTCGGTATTGCGAAAGAGTAAGGGGTATAGCGAGCTCTGCTCACGGATGGGTACTTTATGCAATTTGCATATTTagattgttttttaataaaaagaatacACTTATTTTGCTACCAACTTTACTAAATCTTCGGCCAAATGTGTAGATTCAGTAAAAGAATCGTTATAATGCAGTCGTGTAGGGTTGTGGACtctaaaaaaaacattgtacaGTCGCGTGATTTGATTTAGAATTTGCTTTTTAACTCCAGAACTCTAGTCGGGCCCGATCCGGTGATTTTTTTATGGAATCTTACGGAAAAGTGGTCTGTCTGgagaaaacaatttaaaaaaattgtttcatggAAAATAGAGTTTACAGCGCCGTTAAAATTATGATGCAAATGTTATTGAAAAGAAGATTGAAAACTACAACTTTtactttcaatgtttttttttacaaatacttCAAAGAAAGTTAAAAAGAAATCGGATGAAGTCGTATACGACCTTATATggtttttctttaattttcaacgCGGACCAGCGTAGATGATTGTAGTGGATTGCAATAGGTTACTCTCAATTGTGTTGTTCTGCTTATGCAGCCACCCCGAACGAGAATaagaagcagaaaaaaaattggcgatgGTGGGATCAGAAAAagtcgaagaagaaaaaagaagaaaaaaagtccGCACCTGCGTCGGATACTGCGCAGCTCCACAAGTTGGTCAGATCCACCCCGAACCAGCGGGACAAGCGAGTCTCTCGGAATCCGCGGTtccgaaaatttcacactgacGGTCCGCCGAAGCAGACGTCTTCGGACTCGCAGACGGCGGAAGAACGAGCATTAGCGGTAGTCGTTAACACCATACTAAATCGAATGTCATAAAAATCATGAtgcggtaaaaataaaaatattcctgataataataagaataataataatatcgggTGATGACaacatttattctattttctgacGGACGTTCGTTGATTGTTTGGCCAAGTGCACTAACGTCTTCCTAGTGATTGTTCTGTTTGAAATGACAGCACTAGGAGTGGACATGGTGCATTCGACTCCATGTTGACCATTATCCCAACACAACCAGCTTTCGTGCGACATTCTTTACATTGGTCACCCTTTCGAATAGAGCATACGCATTTTATTCGTTCTGCCTGCTAAAGAAtccataaaaaattcaaggatatTTTCGGAACATTTTCAGGGTATTCAATGATATTTAGGAAAAGTCGAAATCAACTGCAATGACAATTAATGATATGTGGGTGATTCTACTGATTCCAGACACAAGTCGGGGTCCTCGATATTtgattgaaactttttttgtaatacatTGTAAACTTCGTCATTTCGGGATATATTTCGAGATATACATGCAAAATTTctcataaatatttgaatcgaGAGTCGACCGGCGAAGTCGAAGTATAatgcaaaaaacaataaaccgggaatatatatatatatatatatatattctcttCTAAGAGCACGCCAGGATTGATCAGCCGACACATGATTGCAAGAGAgatagctgaaatttttctcatccggGTTAccaaataaagaaacaaaaaaaaaaaagaaaaatgtaaaaaaatctacacactctcggaattgtttttttttcattcctgttttctcttctcggttatcaaaaatacaaaaaagaaagcgGGATTAAGTAGAaatatggaataaaaaaaaatgtaaggaaaaaaaatcggtccactttcactttcatttattttctctcttctgaGTTACCCGAAATAAAAAAGGGGCGGggattaagtaaaaaaaagaggcACCAAAAAAGGGGAATGTTACGTGGGGGTaagggtgtactgagcggtggtagttgatgattaattgaataatctagctcccacgtaacgacaatgaataataattaaaactaagaaaaagacttacctctcgataagccggtaatttgtaggatcgtgtcgctatagacctgtacaggtctgtgaggtttgtttaaatagttgaggctattttataataaagaaaatgggaagaaggtcgctcaaaataaatgttcaaaaagatttaactggtaaaagatgaagtatattctggttcaatttagttattgaaatatctggtaacaatcgatggtgataattatatatttgagccaaaaataacaatttataaaggtttcaaattgaattaaaaatcgcgtgttatactattctagaagataatattatttggtaccaggaacatctactctgaacgatggttataactagctggtcgtgataattgtattgtatctctctttttagattatcttaaatcgtttaatataatatatatatatatttaatatatatatttaatcgtttagtcttatttgttaattcttggaaacaataagtggaatttaattgggggtagtgaagctagccaccaattctatgcttggtttttgtgaatttactgaagtagTTTTGATTAACAAGGTGaacaagaattcgtctaattttttgagggttaacactcggattgacttagcttttgggtgaatcggtcgacgagattgagagccgtcggatcgtgtcggtctgcgtcggtagaatgctggaccaggggcctcacctcaaatttggaagagttgatgaatcgaatgatgtAGAACGctggtcacttagtctttgtgaatttagaatgatatcttgttatcgaaagtttgaaagtgtctgtttgtgattttgatgataagttaaaattgattggaacgattatttattaaaaatgatagtgtaattattattatttttacttaagattacctgattcgcttgaatcagggccgaactcaattttaactaaggaaaatggaatatcataaaaatgtctattcacgaaatgacgagatttagtaaagaacagaaaagatggaaatgtagaagatagtgagtcttttgcaattaacagaataactgaatgctcgaatttaacgaattagcgcgagactttaggccggtcacaattaagattttccaaacgctactcttgctcgagagggctaatccgggtttacgtccacgcacttcgcgacttgacagacgaaagacgcggcttcttgggcccgagggtccaaggagctgcagttgtaatgagttacaacggtaattagccaatgggGAGCGAGGCGACCTCCTGgcgcccaaatccacatggtcagcgtcACTTCACGCTCTCcaacggtgttccgacgattctcaatctcctCGGtaacacattaaaaatatgaacgaAAGATATTCgcatgcaatgttcacacattcattcatacattccaatgAGTGATCCATTTAAATTTGATAGTTCTAAAGGTAGTGGCTTATCCTAGttgttgattataattttaattcaaaaagagggatacttccaggctgagcgctactgatgctaGCTCAGCAGTTCCTCAtttcagttcttggtaccagctaaataaacgaaagttgaaccttatGCTAGGGATCgttgttggtctctacgtgacttttgccaggaggggtggaactcgctgTTATTCGAATATGAgatttgatgaaatgatatatGCGCATAGAAgtaatcaaagaaatgaaatgaaatggaattttgttttaaaaaggtacgccaaggcagtacgtcggggcgtaacatcCCTCCCCACTTAGAAACCATCAACGTCCCcgttgatgaataattaaaagcTAGTAGttatatgaaaattgagaGTAATTAAAAGATAATGCATGAGTACATGTGAATGCGTTACAATGATGATGAAGCATTCAGCATAACATAGCTTATAGAACAAATTTAAGGTCggcgggagaataactctctgtgatcagtaaCCTGGTCAGCCGGCCTTCACATAAAGAACACTATATATGTAAGATTAACGTAATACTAAAGATTTTAGTAGTAACAACATTAATGGTGCTATAATCTGTAGCATAGTGACAAACGTTGCTACCGCAATTTAGGATGTAAGGTCggcgggagaataactctctgtgatcagtaGTCTGGTCAGCCGGCCTTACATTAGGGATGATTATAACTCAGGTTAACATAAGGGAATAGTAACGTGATTAAAGGtggaatattttataacatgGTGACAAACATTGCTATCGCAATCCAGGATGTAAGGTCggcgggagaataactctctgtGATCAGCAAGCTGGTCAGCCGGCCCCACACCAAGAatacgatatatgtataaagttaACATAAGGAAGTAATAACGTTACTAAAGGtggtatattttataatatggTGACCATCGTCTGTATCGCAATCCAGGATGTAAGGTCggcgggagaataactctctATGATCAGTGAGACTGGTCAGCCGAGTTCTTCATAGCGAAAATGACTTATGCGAAACGTTGGTGGAATGGCTAGTATGTTCTGCGTTGGTTGACATTTGGCTTTGGCGCTGCTGGACATCAGGTGTACCGTGTCCTCTGATTGGTGAACGAGATCTGGATGCTCGGCTAGCTGGAGAGCCTTACGCCTTGGTAGAGGCCGGATTCCGTGCATTTAGATCTTTGTGGTGGGCCTAGTGTCATGTGACCCACTGAGAGTCGTAGTCGTATGTGTACCCTCGTAGCGGATACTCGTTAATAGGTTGACGAACGGGAATCCTGGCAGTACTTTTAAGTGCTGCCTTGTTTTGGCATCTGGGTTCCTTTGGAGTAGTACATTCTGGACCCAAACAGCTCGTCGACTGCATTCAGCCACTCGAACTCGCCTTTTCTCCTGTTAggttttgtaaaagttttcaccAAATTGCCATTTGCCTTAAATAATTGCCGAAGTTCCAATGGTCATTTTTTCTAATATACTGTAGCATTTTTAACGTTAATTTGGAATGAAAGGAATTTGAAAGAAGGGAAAGGTTTCAAGGTTAACATCACACTGAGTTGATCCATTCAGAAGCTTCTGAACGAACTCTAAGGGCAGATCAAGTTCATCGCTGAACTTCCCTCTTAGGTGTTAGACTTCAAACTTAGAGCTAGATACAGTTGAATATCCCTCGTTGCGGTTGGTCACGCCCCATCCGTTGGCGTTAAGCTTAAAATTACTTAGAAATATCCCAGGATTGTTGGTAAATGATGTGATCATGTAGTCCTCCAAGTTCGTTTCCCTCGAAAATGAATGTTCATTACTCCCAATCTCATATTTGTAATCGCATTAATCAGTCTACAATGCGTTCCATCAGTAAGCCAATTCGAGTTTGTCTACATGTTTAATGAATCTTTCACCGTTGTTACCTTCTAATACTACGTTATTGTTTTCCAAGACTTTAACAATTTTGTATGGACCCTGGTATCGTTTGCTAAATTTTCCTTTCCTAGCTTCTATCTGTACGCGTACCATGTCTCCCGCTTTGCCTTTGAACGGATGTACTGTCCGATCGTAATACATTTTCGACCTTTCCTTCGCCTGCACTAAGTTGGTCGCAGCCAAGGCCTGCATTTCGTTTAATCTGATCATTAGGTCTTCAAGATACGAGTTGTACGTTAAACGGTTTTCCTCAGTATCAAACGAAGTTGGACAGCGCGCTATTCTTCCGAAAACTAGCTCATACGGTGTGAAGTTTGTGGCTTCATGAACTGCCGTATTGTATGAAAACATAGCAAATTGAACTAGTTCATCCCAATCGTCAAACtcattaatataatgtttaATGTATTCTGTTAAAACAATATGACTACGTTCTAATGCGCCATTTGATTGTGGTCGATAGCTGGAAGTtgtaatatgtttaattttgaaaagtttagctAATTCTTGTAATAGTTTATTTACGAAGCTTGTTCCTCGATCTGTTAGAATAGTTTTAGGCGATCCAAATTGCAAAATCAGATGTTTTACCATTGCATGAGCCACTGTCTCAGCTCTTATATCGGGAATAGGCACGgcgatacaaaattttgtcaaattatccTGCATAGTTAAGATATGCTTGTTGCCACTAGGGGTCTGCGGAAGTGGACCTACTGTATCtagtgaaattttctgaaacgGCTCAGATGGAGTGTCCGTTATTAGCATTGGCTCCCTAGTCTTTACGCGAACTAGCTTTTGTTCTTGACAGCTTTCGCAtcttcgaatgaaattactgATATCCTCTCTCATTCGTGGCCAATAAAATCTTTCGCGGATTCTTCGATAAGTTTTGGTCACGCCTTTGTGTCCTCCCATTAGTCCACTATGCATTTCCGAAATTATGCCTGGTCTTATTTCCGATGGTGGTATCTCGGTTATACCTGAACAGATGGTAATGTCTATGTCTTCGTcctcaaaaatatatattaataaattcgCGATGTCTATTGATAGTTCGTCAGTCATATCccctaattttgaaattctaaatgtttttattttcaaatctaataaggtcgttttcaaatttcccaaaGCTACCTTGACGTTATGTAATTCTATTTTgtcaaaatgttttcttttaactACGAGGCTAAATATGCTATATTTTCCCGTTTTTGTTATAATAACTTGGCCTAATTTTGGTTTTGCATCACGATGATCGTCTGCATTTATTAATTCCAAATCGTTTAATAGTCTGCTGACTGGTgtagaaaattctgaatctaTTGATATGAAATGTACATAATTGTCTTTTCTgtatgtcaaattttcacgactGAATGAGATTCTATTCCCTGAATGGTAACCTGTTTTGGGAAATTTTAATGGCGATACTGTTTCTAAGTCTGGTGGTATACTTtccgtaatttcaattcgcgtTGGTAAATCTCGGAATTCTAGTTGCGGCTGTAAACGCCTTGGCGTTTTGCTGACCTTGCTTTTCACTGAAATGTCCCCTGTCTCATTCAACTCAGGTATCATATTCAAAGGATACGGGGTTGAGAGTGCTATTGGTCTGGGTGCGACTATAGGTGTTGGTAATGCCGATTTCTGCAAAGGTCGACTAACTACTGActcattcaaattattttgattGGTATTAGTCTGTCCAGCCTCGCTATTGTCTCCTTGATTTCTCTTaactttttctaaaaatctctcaatttttttattcagttcGTCGTCATCCGTCTCGTCTTTTTCGTCGAGTACCTCACGTATGGTTTCGTCTAATTCTTCACCCTCTGATATATGTCCTGGTAATTCTACTTCATCTGCATCCGAGTTACTGGAGTTGTCTAGAAGACTCCTCTCGTGCAAGGTCTTGTCAAAGAGTTCAAATGAATCTTGCAACTCCTTCGGATTCAGATTACTTCTTTCGCGCAAAGATTTATTAAAGAGGTCAAATGATTTCCTTAATTCTTTAGGATCTATAGATAATTCAGCTTTACGACTCGCTTCTGTTTGCAAAAATACATCATCATCCGAATCGCTATCTCTATCACGcggtgattttaattttactgttATATTTTCAGGCTCAGAATCAGATTCAACGTTGTCGTCGTCAGTCTGAATGTCTGTTTGTTCAGGTTGTTGTATTCCCTGAGATGTAGTAGGTTGTTCAAAACCTAGATTCGGTAATACACTTCTTTGCCTCCGGTAGGCCGGCGGTTCGGAAGATTCATCGTCGGATGAGTCTTCAGAAACAGCTTGCCTACTTCCTGCTGTTGTCCTAGCTCTCGATCGAGTTCTTGTTGAGATCGCGTTCTCATCACGCTCTATGGTAGTCTTTGTTTTTGGACAGAATGTTTCGTCAGCTGATTTTTTCCTTGGGACTGAGTCTGATTTAGCTAATGGTCGCTTTATTTTTGGAGcaggtaattttgaaattttcgaatcgatgGGTAATATCTTCCATTGGTTCGGTTTACTCCTGACCTTCAAGTTTGACCAAGGGTTCATAATAGCAAATATCGTTTggagtttttgattttctattaattttaaatttgtacaagcaaaaattttgattcccgttcctccaaaaatgaatcgtaaCATGGTTCTTACTTTGTTCCATGCTAGTTTATCTAGACCGCATCCCATTCTAGGTATTCTAACTGTTTTAACAGAGTCATCttctaaaattttccgaaaattgatCAGACTGAGGTACATGTCTTCATATTCTGGTTTGTcccaaaagtttaattttgtcataatgtaataaattttctgatctGGCAGTTCTAATTTAGCTACCGAATGCATATCAGCTTGACTGCGAAGGTGTTCCGGTACCCCATACTTTTTCCTAAAATCGCTTGCTATACCGGAACTCATTTCAAGATCTACAGAAACGGTATGCGCATAATTGTCAAGTCTATCGAAAACGCTTTCGTGTACTTCAATAATGtttggattttcaatatcagctgttctaattattttcaaatagtctGAATACTTTGGAAATGAATCTACAGATTTAATTATTAGGTTGTCACTATCGTTTCCGCTATCAGATGACTCCGACGATTGGTTAATGCCGTCGGTAACAGGGACTGGATTGCGCGACAATGCATCTGCGTTACTGTTCAGTCGTCCAGCCTTGTGTTTGAATTCATACTCGTAATCTCGTAACTTGAGCCTCCATCGTATTAGTCGCTGCCCGGGATCTTTAATCGAGTCGATCCAGCGTAATGGCTCATGATCACTAACCAGTGTGAATTTTCGGCCATAAAGGTAAGGTCGAAAATGTAGTACTGCATATAGAGCTGCTAAACACTCTTTCTcagttgtgaaataattttgttccgcTTTGCTCAGAGCACGAGACAGGTAGGCGACGGGCATGTCATAACCGTCCACCTCCTGGCTCAAAACGGCTCCGATTGCATAGTCGGATGCGTCGGTAGTTAACGTGAATTGCTTCTTAAAATTTGGGTACTGCAAGATAGGATATTGGCATAGATACttccttaaaattttgaaacttttcttttgaTCTTTTCCCCAAATAAATGGTGATTCTTTCTTTAATAAGTCTGTGAGAGGCCTAGCCTTTCCCGCAAAATCTTCAATAAAACGCCTGTAGTAACC
Proteins encoded in this region:
- the LOC124293867 gene encoding uncharacterized protein LOC124293867 — translated: MFASRLIPVLFPTPHLYEEYFIHCGMDQSTTGQLGVASGSAEIPKTPNPTPNENKKQKKNWRWWDQKKSKKKKEEKKSAPASDTAQLHKLVRSTPNQRDKRVSRNPRFRKFHTDGPPKQTSSDSQTAEERALAVVVNTILNRMS